GCGACATCCTGACTCAGATCCATATCAACGACGTCGTTGGTATCGAAGGCCAGCTCATCGTCGGAAACCACGCTGGAGGCGAAGTCCAGCCCGTCCATCAGATCCGACGCATCGACGCTCTCAAAGGCGGCGATGTCGGCCACGTTGATGTCATCGAAGTCGGCGATCTCCTCGATCGACTCGATGTCACCCAGGGAGAGAGGTTCGGCCTCGGTGGCCTGCGCCAGGCTGCTCTCGGGCGCGTCGCCAAAGGCGTCGAAGGCCGAGTCGAGGGTCTCCAGCGCGGCGTGCACCGCTTCGTCGGCTTCAAACTCCTCGGAGGGAGGCAGAAAGTCGACGACCGCCTCATCGAGAAAGTCCAGAGAATCGGAGACGGGGTCGGGCTCTACGCTTACGAAATCGTCGATGGCATCGACATCGACCTGCATCGTGCCCGGCTCGTCGCTGACCTCGACCACCTCAATGGCGTCGATTGAAATCTCGGCGATGCCCTCGGTGGGGGGCGGGCCGTTGAGATCGATCCCGAGCGCCTGCGCGCGCACATGCACCGCCTGCGGGTTGGGAGCCACCTCCAGCGCCTCGATCAAAAACTCATAGGCCCGAAGAGGCGTCTCGGCGGTAAGCTCGGCCAACGTGATCAGCATGCGGTAGGCACCGGTCTGATCGCGGGTGGCACGCGCAAGATCCAACTTCTGCTGATGGGCCACGACGCTCTTAGGAGAGCGTTCCAGGGCGGCCTCAATGGCCGCCACAGCCTTGTCGTAAAGGCCGTATTTTAAGAAGACCTGGCATTCGCTGAGCATCTGCCGGATCTCGTTCTCGCTGGCCGGCGCGGCTTCGACCGCCTCGATCTCAATGAGCCCTGAGGAGGTCCCATCGTCGAGAAACTCCACTTCGTTGGTGATGTCGACAAAGGCTTCCACCGATTCGGCCACCGGCACCTTCGGCTGATGCTGATGGGGCTGCGGAGCGCTCGGACGGGCGGGCGGCACCTGCGGCGCTGGCGAGCGGTGGGGCGCCGACGGTGCTGCAGCCGCGCTGGTTGTGGCCGGCGCGAGCGCCACTTCCAGATCGTCGTCGAGAAACTCAATGTCGTCGTCGAGGAACTCCACGTCGCCGAGATTGTCGGCCGGAGCCGGCGTGCTCTGGCGAGCGCGCAGCGCGTCGGTGGAGGGCGCAGCGGCCAGCACGCCGCTGTCTTCGGTGGAGCTGGCGAGCCCCAGTGCCTCTTGCGCCTGTGCGTTCTTCGGGTCGAGGCGAGCGATACGCCGCCAGGCGTTCTCGGCGTCGGCGCGTCGGCCCGCCGCGCTGTAGAGCGGCGGCAGGGAGAGCAGCACCATCACCGCTTTATCGTCGCGCCCGAGTCGCTCAAAGGTGTCGCTCAGAAGTTCCAGCGTCTCCACATCTTCGGGGGTCTCCCGAAAGAGGATCTGAAGATGCTGCAAGGCGGTCTGCTCGTCGCGACGCTCCAGATGCAGGCGCACCACCTGCTTGCGCAGATCGTGGCGCTGCGGCGTCAAAAAGAGCACGCGCTCCAGCACCTGCAAAAGCTCATCGTGGCGCCCTTCCTCCTCAAGCTTCGCAGCGCAGAAGCTAAAGGCTTCGATGGCCTGGGCGTTGAGCCCGTCGCGGGTGTAGCGCTCGGCGAGCTGGATGCGCAGACCGACGTCCTCGGGGTCGATGCGCGCCATCTGTTCGAGCATCTGGCGCTGGCGCTCGCCATCGCCCAGCTCTTTGTACATGCGCTGGGCGTGATGGAAGGAGCGCACCGCGTCTTTGAGGCGCCCCAGCCGGAAGTAGCACTCCCCGATGGCGTGGTGCAGAGCGACATCGCTGTCGTCGAGGCGCTGGGCCTGCTTGTAGACGGCGATGGCCTTCTCGTACATGTCTTGCTGGGCGTAGCGGTCGGCTACCGTCTTGTAGGCCGAGAGCGCCTCATCGACACGATCGAGCTTGACGTAGAGGTCGCCGCACTTAAGCAGCGTGCGCAGATCGGAGGGATCGTCTTCGGCCAGGAGAATATACTCCTTGAGGGCCTTATCCCAGTTGCCTTTGCGGATGTGTTTCTGAGCCGCGTTGAGCACTTTGTTGCGGTTGATCGCCACGGAGTTCCCTGCGCGTCGCAAGACGATGAAGCCGGGGGACGGGACGGCAATGGGTGCGGCCGCCCGGCGAGAGTTTCAATAGGCTTCGGGGGGGGTAAAGGCCGATGATACGTTGGCCCTTTCGAGAGCGTCAAGGTGGCCGGTGAGCGCACGCTCACCGGCCCGAAGCCGGGGATAGAATGCATAACCTCGGCTCTTTATTTTCAACGCTTACTTGTTGACGCGCTCCACAAACTCGCCGGTGCGCGTATCGACTTTCACCATCTGGCCGATCTCCATGTAGAGGGGCACCTGCACAGTCAGGCCCGTCTCCAGGGTCGCCGGCTTGGTGGCACCCTGGGCGGTGTCGCCCTTAAAGCCCGGATCGGTCTGGGTGACTTCCAGCACCAAAAAGGTCGGCGGTTCCACGCTGATAGGCTTGTTGTTGTGGAAGAGCACGTCCACCTCAAGGTTGTCTTTGAGGTAGGGGAGCACGTCTTCAACCGCGTCTTTGGACAGGCGAATCTGCTCGTAGGTCGAGGTGTCCATAAAGACGTAAAACGTGTCTTCGGGGTAGAGGTACTGCATGGTGCGAGACTCGAGGTTGGGCGCCTCGACCTTATCGCCAGAGCGGTAGTTCTGGTCGAGTACTCGCCCCGAGATCAGGCTCTTGATGCGGGTTTTGACAAAGGCCACCCCTTTGCCCGGCTTGACGTGCTGGCAGTCGATGATGACGTAGGGCTCACCATCGATCTCGATCTTAAGGTTTTTACGAAAGTCCTGGGTGCTGATCATGGCTCGCTCTCAAAAGGTAGGCGTGCCCCGGCCGGGGGCGTCGTCGGGTGTGGATGAGGCAGGGCAGGCTGGCCACGCGTGTCGGCAGCGCCGCGCGCCGCGTCTCAAAGCAAGCCCCTTCACTTCATTCCGGTTTAGGTGGCCCGCTGCGGGCCTGACTGCTGCGCCATAACTTCAGCGCATCTCGCGCTCAACAAATGGCGAGATCAGACGCAACATCGTCTGACCCCGGTTGACGTCTCCCTCAGCGGTGAGGGCAAGAATAAGCAGATATTCTTCGGCGACCACCTTGGCCAGCGCCGTAATCGATCCGGCGGTGATACTGACCTCGTTGACCTCGCCGACGTCGTAGATCTGCAGGCGGCGAAACTTGTCCAGGAGGTTGCTCAGCTCGATGGCGACTGCGCTCATCTGCGGCAGCTCTTCGTCTTTGTAGACGCTGTCGATGGGAATGCCGTCAAAGCCAATGAGCAGGCAGCCGATGGCGCCCTCGACGTTGTTGACCACGCTGGTCAACTTCTGCTTGAACATGAAACCTCCAAATCTGGCAAACCCCCGGTCTTTGCCGCGGGGCTTTTACGGCGGTGCAGCCGGGCAACTCTCCAACAGAGCGGTGTTCAAGGTCAAGAGCCTACCGCGTCAAATAGGAGCCTGTACAGCGCATTAGCAGGCGGTGACCGCCCCTCAATTGCTTGAGCCTTGCCCGCTATGATACCACCGGCGCCCCCGGCCACACCCCGCGCGCGCGAGGATCGCGCTCGGGCGCCGGCAGGCAACGACTACTGAGACGTAAAGACGCGGCGCGCAGCCGCGATGAGGATAGCATGATGGCGAGAATCGCAGCCGCACTTGTGGTGGCCTTGAGCGCGGTGTTGGTCTTCTGGAGCGCGGGAAACCTCGGGATCTGGGAGCCCTGGGAGTCCGGCGCGCTGCGCCTGGCCATTGAGGTCAGCGAGCCTCCGAGTTCCGCCGCCGGCGATGTCTCCGACGCGTCGGAGGAGGAGCCCGGGGGAGCCGAAGAGGTCGTGGAGAAAGAGGCCTCCGAAGTCTCAGGCAGCCAGGGGCTTGATGCCCGCGCCCGGGCGGTGCTCGGCGAGGAGGAGGGGCGTTTTTCGGGATTGCGTCTGTGGTGGCTCACCCAGACGGTGGATGATGAGCCGGTGGTGGAGTCGGGCGAGGTCGGCCAGGCGGAGCGCGGTGTGCGCGCGTTGATGATGCTCATGGCGCTCTTGCTCGTGGTGGGTGTGGGCCTGTGGGCTCGACGTTATCTGGGGGAGCGGGCCGCGTTGCTCAGCGCAGTGGTGCTGGCGACGACGCCGGCGGTGCTCCTGGGCGCGGTCTTCGTGTCGGGTCCTGTCGCGATGATGTTCAGCTCGGCTCTGGCACTGCTCGGCGTTGTCGGCGCAGCGCTCGAAGAAGCCCGCCGTCGCGAGCGGGGCGAGCTGGCGAGGAGTCGCCCGGCCTCGGTCCTGCTCGGTGTGGGAACGCTGGGGCTTGTGCTCTCGGCCTGGGAAGGTGGCGTCTTCGGCGCGCTGGTGCCCGTGCTCACCGCGCTGGTGGTTGCGCTTCTGGAGTGGCGCAGCCCGCAGGCGGACCGCCCTCTGGTCAGAACGCTCATCGGTTGGCGCGGCGCCCTCTGGGCGGGGGCCGGTCTGATCACCCTGGTGGTACTCGCCGGTCAGACCGGCTGGGCCCACCTGCTCACGCAACACGGCTTTGCCGACAATGTGGACTTCTCCAGCCGCTTTGGCTGGTGGTTGCGCCAGATTGGCTTTGGCTTCTTCCCCTGGTTTGCGCTGGCCTTTGCAGGTTACGGCTACATGAGTCAGCGCCTGGCCGCGAGCGCGCCCGTTGAGGGGAGCGCCACACACTCGGATGCCGACGCTTCGACCGTCTTGATGGCGCGGGTGTTGATGCTCTGGCCGGCGCTTGCCTTTGTTGTGATGGCGGTGGCCGGGCGTTTGGGTCACGCCACCTTTGCGGCCTTTGTACCGCTGGCGCTCGGCGTGGCCTGGGCGCTCTCCGATAAAGACTACTGGGCCAAACTTCGGTTGAAGCCGCAGCTCTATCTTCTGATCGCTCTCAGCGCGATCTTCGTCGTGATGATGCTCGGCAAAGATATCGAGCGCTTCCCGCCGCGCCTGATCGAGCTTGTGACCGCCGGTCAGGACGAGCTGGGCCTGGGTGAAGACTATGAGTACGGCCGCGCGCTCAAGCTCTGGAAGTATGGCTATGTCGCGCTGCTCGCGGCGTATTTTGCCGGGGCCATCAGCTGGCTGGTCTTCTTCTGGCGCGATCTCAAGGTCTTCTGGGGATGGCTCAAGCGGACCTGGCGCGCCTGGCGAAACAAAGGTGAAGGCAGCGCGTCCGATGCGGAGGCGCATCGCGCCGTGGCGGCTGGCGCGGAGATGTCCGACGCGATGTCTTCAACCTCAGCCACACCGATGAGCCCGGGGGAGGCTCGCGCCGCCGAGCGCGAGGCCTACCGCCAGGAAGATGGCAAGCTGGCGAGGCTCGCCGCCTTTGCCGAGGGGTATACTGGTCTGCTCATTGTGGCGACGCTCGGCGCGGTGAGCTGGGCGGTGATTATGATGGGAGTGTTCTTGCCGGACCTCGATTCCAACCTCTCCAACCGCAAGATCGTGGCGAGCTATCTGGAGGCTCGTCAGGATGATGAGCCCCTGCTGCGCTACGGGTATGACACCAGCGACTCCGACTTTTATCTGCGCGGGCTCGAGTCGATCGCGCACGCCCGGGCGTTCAACGCGCGTTTTGAGGATGAGGAGCGCTTCTTTGCGCTGATTCCGCGCGACCGCCTGGCGGCAGTTCACTCCGATGTGCGACGCGCGCATAAGGCCGACCTTGTGGTGGTCGACAACAGCTCGGCCTCCATGGTGCTGGTCAGCAACATGCTCGGGGAGGGCGAAGAGGATCAGAGCCCCCTTGCCGGAGCGCTCCTCGACGAGCTGCCCGACTCGGCCACCCCCCTGAGCGTGAAGGGCGACCCGCAGAGTTCCCCGGCGTTCAACCGTCAGATCGAACTGATTGGCTACGAGCTCAACAAAAAGGCCGAGGGCGATGGGCGACCGCGCTACAGCTGGGGCGAAGAGCTGACGATGACGCTCTACTTCAAGAGCCTGCGACGAGTGACGAGTGAGCAGGAGATCTTCGTGCATATCGATACGCCTGGAAATCGTATCGGCGCTGACCACGATCCGGTGGGTGGCAACTACCCCACCAGCCGCTGGCTTCCCGGCGACATCGTGCGCGACGAACACACGTTGACCATCGATCGCTACTCGACGCCGGGGACCTACACCATCTGGATGGGCTTCTATAAAGGTTCCAACCGCATGGAGGTCTCACCCGACAAGGGTCACGACGGGGAGAATCGGGTGAAGGTGGCGGAGATTGAGATCGAGGCGTTTTGATGCGGCGATTGCATCAGGTGTACGTGGGTTGCCTGGCTCTGGTGATGGTCCTCTGGACCGCTTCTGCTGCGGCTGAAGCGCAGGTTGATGAGGAGGCCATTGAGGCTGATGCTGCGTCTGGCCCCTGTGTGCTGGAGGCGGTCGAGGGGGGCGTGCGCTGCATGGTCGGCGCGCGCGAGGTGGTGGAGCTTGAGCACCCCACGCTCTACGGCGATCCCACGCGCTATCGCGAGCGCCAGGGTGGGCTCCTCCCGGTGGGGCCGGTGCGTCTTGGCGAGCGTTATTATTACGGGGTGCGCGCCGAGCTTTTGGTCTTTGATCCGCACGAAGGCGCGGTGGTCGAGCGCGTGGCGCTGCCCACCACCCTGCGCGAGATCGAGGCGGTGCGGGAGGGTGATACTCCCTATCTGCGACTGCACCTCCAACGTGATCCCGCCCTCGCGCTCCGATACACCCCCGGCACCACCTCCACCGCCGCGGCCTACGGCGGCCCCTGGTCCTGGCCGGAGACGCTCGGCGCGATGCAGGACGCCCTCTGGCGCGAAGAGGTCGCGCTCGGCCGTGAGCCCGGAGCCGTGGAGACCCCCGATCCCGAGCTTGAATCGCAAGAATCCGACGACGCCGCGCTGCTCGAAGCGATGAGCGCGCGCGCCGAGCGCGACCGCACCAACATCTACTACGCGCTCTACCGCGCCGAGGCCTTGCTGCGACTTGCCCGGGGTGAGGAGGCCGAAAGCACCGCATGGCAGGCCGCTGAGCGCGATGCGCCCTGGTACGATCTTCTGCGCGCCAGCGCCCGACTGCATTACCTCGGGCTGGATGCGGCCGCCGACCTGGCGATGGGGCGCGGCATCGACGCGATGCATGAGGCCGGTGTGCGCTCCGGGGCGATCACCAGCCCGGTCGCGGCGAGTTTTATGTTCATCTGGTTGCGCGAGGCCCTGGATCGTATCGCGGGCGCGCCACGTGGCGAGGGCGACGATGCGGTGGCCGCAGCGGCCGAGGTGTTGAACCGGGCCGAAGAAGCCATGCCCAACGCCGAGGGGTTGCGCGCGGCATGGCGGGCGCTTGACGCCGAGAGCGTCGCGCATCTGACGCGCCCCGGTCTCGGCGCGATGGTGGAGGAGGCGGTCGACGACGTTGATACTCACCTGGTCATCGGTCTGGGGCTTTTGCTGGCGATGCTCGGTGGTGGCGCGGTGGTGGGGCTGGGCCGCGGTCGCGGCCGCTGGGTGGCAGCCGATGTGGTGGTGTTAGCCTCATTGCTGGCGATCAGCGCCTGGAATCTTGGCGAGTTGGGGAGGGCGGCGCAGCGTGCGGCCGTTGTGTGGGAGGCGCCGGTTGAGATCGGCAGCGACGCGCTCAACGCGCCCGGGGCCCGGGCCTGGATCGACGGGTTGGCTGACTCCGGCGCGAGCTCCCAGCTCCGAGAGATCATTGGCGCGCAAGAACTCGCCATGACCCGGGGGCGACCCTTTGATGAGGGCATCGAGGACACGACCCTGGTGCGCCTGCTCGAAGACGCCCTCCACGCTCACCTTGACGTCTACGCCATCGATTCGCCGGCGGAGCTCGAGGTGTCGCCGGCGTTGCGTGAGGAGTTCGGGTGGCTCGATGCGGTGCGCGCCATCGATCTTCGGGGCGCACGAGGACTGCTTGTGGCTGGCGGACTCGTGCTCAACGCCTTGATGCTGGGCGGACTTGTCTGGGTGCTTCTGGGTCGATCGCCAGCGCTGGGTCGCAGGTTGCGGGGGTGGTGGCCCGGAGCGCCGGCGGCGCTGGGACCGGCGCGCGTGGGCGTGTGGGCGGCCTTTTGTGTGGGCCTGGTCGGGGTGACGCCGCTCGCCAGCGCGGTGCACGGGGTCTGCGGAGAGGTGTGGGCCGGCTACTACGGGCTGGCTCCTCTGGCCGAGGCCCCCGGGCCTCAGTCCTGGGCGGTGATGCTTCTGGTCGGCGCGCTGGGTCTGCACCTGGGGGCGGTGGTCTGGGAGCGGAGCAATGAGGCTCGCCGGGCTCGCCGGATGCCCTCCGAAGCCCCTGTTGACGCGACCTGAGGCAGGTCGACGTCGTTTGCGCTGAGCGTTGCTCCCCGACGCTCAGCGTTCTTGGATGCCCAGAATCTCGCGGGCCTCAGCCGGGGTGGCCGGCTCCCGACCCACCTCCCGGGCCAGCTGCGCCATCGCCTCAATGAGCGGGCCGTTGCCGTCGACCTTGCCGCCATCGGGCAGGTAGAAGGTGTCTTCGACGCCGGTGCGCAGGTTACCCCCGAGCTCGGCGGTGCGCCGGTGAATCGGCCAGACCTCCTGACGCCCGATCACGATCGACTGCCAGGGGCGCTCTCCGGGCATCTCATCGAGAAGGATCGGTAAAAGATCGACGCGGGCGGGCATGCCGCTTGCTACCCCCTGCACCAGGCTCACGGTGTAGGGGGGCTCTAAGATGCCGTGGGCCTCAAACATCGCCAGCGAGCGCAGAATCCCGGTATCAAAACACTCGCACTCGGGAACGATGTTGTGGATGTGCATCACCTCCAGAAAGGCGCTGATCTTGGAGACCGGGTTGTCAAAGAGCATCGGCGCCCAGGCCCATTGCCCGTCGCTGCGTACCTTGAGGTAGTTGAGTGAGCCGGCGTTGAGCGCCGCCATCTCCGGCTCAATGGCCTCCAGGCAGGCGCGCGGTCCGTTGATCTCGTCGCCCACCACCCCGGTCGTCAGGTTAAGGATCAGGTCGGGCGCGGCCTCTTTGATCGCGTCGA
This genomic interval from Lujinxingia sediminis contains the following:
- a CDS encoding 3-keto-5-aminohexanoate cleavage protein — translated: MAASPDTVVITCALNGVLTDPAQHPVPYTPAQMAAEARAAYNAGASVVHLHLRDQASGRLPSWEVELAREVVDAIKEAAPDLILNLTTGVVGDEINGPRACLEAIEPEMAALNAGSLNYLKVRSDGQWAWAPMLFDNPVSKISAFLEVMHIHNIVPECECFDTGILRSLAMFEAHGILEPPYTVSLVQGVASGMPARVDLLPILLDEMPGERPWQSIVIGRQEVWPIHRRTAELGGNLRTGVEDTFYLPDGGKVDGNGPLIEAMAQLAREVGREPATPAEAREILGIQER
- a CDS encoding ArnT family glycosyltransferase; translated protein: MMARIAAALVVALSAVLVFWSAGNLGIWEPWESGALRLAIEVSEPPSSAAGDVSDASEEEPGGAEEVVEKEASEVSGSQGLDARARAVLGEEEGRFSGLRLWWLTQTVDDEPVVESGEVGQAERGVRALMMLMALLLVVGVGLWARRYLGERAALLSAVVLATTPAVLLGAVFVSGPVAMMFSSALALLGVVGAALEEARRRERGELARSRPASVLLGVGTLGLVLSAWEGGVFGALVPVLTALVVALLEWRSPQADRPLVRTLIGWRGALWAGAGLITLVVLAGQTGWAHLLTQHGFADNVDFSSRFGWWLRQIGFGFFPWFALAFAGYGYMSQRLAASAPVEGSATHSDADASTVLMARVLMLWPALAFVVMAVAGRLGHATFAAFVPLALGVAWALSDKDYWAKLRLKPQLYLLIALSAIFVVMMLGKDIERFPPRLIELVTAGQDELGLGEDYEYGRALKLWKYGYVALLAAYFAGAISWLVFFWRDLKVFWGWLKRTWRAWRNKGEGSASDAEAHRAVAAGAEMSDAMSSTSATPMSPGEARAAEREAYRQEDGKLARLAAFAEGYTGLLIVATLGAVSWAVIMMGVFLPDLDSNLSNRKIVASYLEARQDDEPLLRYGYDTSDSDFYLRGLESIAHARAFNARFEDEERFFALIPRDRLAAVHSDVRRAHKADLVVVDNSSASMVLVSNMLGEGEEDQSPLAGALLDELPDSATPLSVKGDPQSSPAFNRQIELIGYELNKKAEGDGRPRYSWGEELTMTLYFKSLRRVTSEQEIFVHIDTPGNRIGADHDPVGGNYPTSRWLPGDIVRDEHTLTIDRYSTPGTYTIWMGFYKGSNRMEVSPDKGHDGENRVKVAEIEIEAF
- the efp gene encoding elongation factor P encodes the protein MISTQDFRKNLKIEIDGEPYVIIDCQHVKPGKGVAFVKTRIKSLISGRVLDQNYRSGDKVEAPNLESRTMQYLYPEDTFYVFMDTSTYEQIRLSKDAVEDVLPYLKDNLEVDVLFHNNKPISVEPPTFLVLEVTQTDPGFKGDTAQGATKPATLETGLTVQVPLYMEIGQMVKVDTRTGEFVERVNK
- a CDS encoding tetratricopeptide repeat protein → MAINRNKVLNAAQKHIRKGNWDKALKEYILLAEDDPSDLRTLLKCGDLYVKLDRVDEALSAYKTVADRYAQQDMYEKAIAVYKQAQRLDDSDVALHHAIGECYFRLGRLKDAVRSFHHAQRMYKELGDGERQRQMLEQMARIDPEDVGLRIQLAERYTRDGLNAQAIEAFSFCAAKLEEEGRHDELLQVLERVLFLTPQRHDLRKQVVRLHLERRDEQTALQHLQILFRETPEDVETLELLSDTFERLGRDDKAVMVLLSLPPLYSAAGRRADAENAWRRIARLDPKNAQAQEALGLASSTEDSGVLAAAPSTDALRARQSTPAPADNLGDVEFLDDDIEFLDDDLEVALAPATTSAAAAPSAPHRSPAPQVPPARPSAPQPHQHQPKVPVAESVEAFVDITNEVEFLDDGTSSGLIEIEAVEAAPASENEIRQMLSECQVFLKYGLYDKAVAAIEAALERSPKSVVAHQQKLDLARATRDQTGAYRMLITLAELTAETPLRAYEFLIEALEVAPNPQAVHVRAQALGIDLNGPPPTEGIAEISIDAIEVVEVSDEPGTMQVDVDAIDDFVSVEPDPVSDSLDFLDEAVVDFLPPSEEFEADEAVHAALETLDSAFDAFGDAPESSLAQATEAEPLSLGDIESIEEIADFDDINVADIAAFESVDASDLMDGLDFASSVVSDDELAFDTNDVVDMDLSQDVAGMVEMDFSALDDAPASGEAPSVNALFADVEADDLFDDLFGDMFSGGDVNIGGDDPMGEMAEIDFFIQQGLTEEASEAINTFEDQHPNHPGLAKRRAQLMQVRGGLGAADNPFGARSLSQKFNPNAANATSKVPAPNFGEVVNSNLELGVAYREMGLLNEALDEFRQAADDPDARDAAAYQIALCELELGLTEEARHTLTELHARQGLSADMRRTVEEQLEALGAQT